The region CAAAACGTGTGCAACACAACAGCATTTTATCATAGAATGTAACAAATGGTAAGAagcaaaacgtttttttttaatcttatttcCTAAATTAGTAATACAGCTTAATTCCATGCAGGTATTCGCCTTCATGTGTGGTATTGCTGTTAATTACACATCTAGCTACTACTGAAATACAATAATATGCAGCTTAGACATTTGGTTCAGACTGTAAGAtgctgcagctgtgtgtgtgtgtgtgtgtgtgtgtgcgtgtgtgtgcgcgtgtgtgtgtgcgcgtgtgtgtgtgtgtttaaacacgCTTTAGCCGCTGGGGAACTGGTGGTTTGTCAGGCTCCATCTTGTTTTCTTGTCTCAGGATCACAACGGgctgcagaaagaaagaaaaagagaagcaccatctccattAATTATATAACAGTGCTGTTCTCTTTAACGGTGCATAAGAAGCAGTGTGACATCGGCCTACCAGAGTGTTGTATTGTTGTCTGCATACTGCTTTGCTCTGCCAGTAGATCAAGACTGAGGATATTGCCATTTCACCAACCAGGAGAGCTACAATCAGTGACCTGATTCCGTTGGCCACCTTAGGGAAAAAAGTTAACACACTGTTTACATTGAACACATATTTGCCATGTTGCCGTTGCATTCCTCATGCAGATCTCTATGATGTATTGGATTGGATGAGGTGACCTTTATCAATTTAAAAAACAAAtccaagacaacaaaaaaaacaatgcaaACACTGAACACGCCCGACATGATAAAGTGAAGGCAAAAATCTCTAATGGTAAACAagaatgtgaatgaatatgagaaTCATACAAAAGgtaataaaagacaaaatatgACGGGCCTGTACAAATATCTCCAACTAAAGTCTGTTGCACTGGGGTACTATATCCTCACCTTGACGTCAACTTTTGAAAAAGTGAAATAGTGAAGGCTGAGAGGGATAGCCGCCACCGACCAGAAGACAgagaaggtgttcagaaagaaCGACAGCTTCGCCTGCAGAATGAATCAAACTTCACCCAATGAGAACATAGCAAAAGAGTGCTTCTTTATCTGGGAGTAGCTTATTGCCAAATGCAAACCATCCATTTAGAAGAAAATGCCACCTTGATCTCTCATATATGGGGGACATGGTCGTCCTAATGCGTGCCATCATTTTGACTCAGTTTTGTTCATTTTCTTTGAAACGCATTCATTTTCATTTAGTGTGAGTCGTTATTGCACGTTTGTAAGATAAGAATCAACTTAATCAAAATAGTCGATGTTTAACTCGGTGACAAATGACTCATTTATGATTCGAATGTGGATTTACCATGCATATGTTTGGAGAGCAGGCCGAAGCGTAGGACAGCGCACCAGAGATGAGAAACTGCAGGATTTGAAAAATAACTCATTAATTCACAAGAACACCCAGAACACACGCATCACTGAAGACTTGCCCTGGTCTCTTCACACCCAGCACACACTCAAAACATCCGGACAGAGGCCCTACTTCCTCCGACAGCTCAGGTCTCGTCTCCCAGCCCGAAGACCCTCCTTCTCCTCGGCTGTAGAGGGGGTCCTGACAGGCAGCGTCACCGCTGGGCTTTGAAAATCACTTGCACACCAGGTCACTTTAACTACAGTGCTAGTGGCTTCTGGAAACTGGGAAGATTTGTGTCGATATATCGTttttgtggcccagtggttagcgccgtctgtcacctcacagcaagaaggtcctgggtttgaaccccagagttgtccgaccttgggagggtcaccccaggtcatcctctgtgtggagtttgcatgttctccccgtgtctgcggtggggtttctccgggtgctccggtttcccccgccatcaaaagaaacacgcatgttagggttaatactcctgtctgtgtccctgagcaaggcagtgggggaaaagaactggagttggtccccgggcgccgcatgaaggcggcagcccactgctcctagctacacacatcacagctaggaggggttcatctgcagtaactgaatttccccaaggggattaataaaggaaacttaacttaataatccatccagccattatccgaaccgcttatcctgctctcagggtcgcggggatgctggagcctatcccagcagtcattggggcggcaggcggggagacaccctggacaggccgccagaccatcacatagggccaacatacacacacccacattcatacctagggacaatttagtacggccgattcacctgacctacatgtctttggactgtgggaggaaactggagcacccggaggaaacccacacagacacggggagaacatgcaaactccacacagaggacgacccgggacgaccccccaaggttggactaccccggggctcgaacccaggaccttcttgccgtgaggcgaccgcgctaaccactgcgccaccgtgccacctaactTAATGATTTTGATTCATTTTAatgtaataattaataattatctAACTTCAAgattagcatatatatatatgtatataattacAGTTTCATTCTGTACTTGCTTGTTTTTTTAACTTTGCTTTATTCTATTTATCTTACTTTACTTATTTACTGATTTTATATTCTTGCACGGTAACCGAGCGTCCCTTGCATTTCATCTCACTGCACGTTTTACTTTGCATCTCTGTGCATGTGACCAATAAAGCTCTTCTTGAATCCTTGAACAACTATGGTTCATCATCCACACAACTCTAAACAGCACCGAAAACACAATATCAAGTGCAGGGATTAACATTTAACTCTTCATCAACCATCATCACTTTCTGAATTTGTATTCAAAAGAGTAAGTTGTCAGCAGTTCTCagttgtttttattttaaaaattTTCCTTTACCAAAATGCTGGAAAGTGCGTAGAAAAGTAAGCCATAGTTTGGGAATTCTTGAAGCACGCTGAGACCGCAGATGAACACACCAGCAGCGGCTTGGGCCGCcttgaaaagagaagagaggaaaaaaatcaaacagAAAGACTTTAGGAGCATTAACAGAAGCGTGTCAAGACATCGAGTCTCCTTATTTCAAGATTTGGCCGGTTTAAATTTTAGATCAGGTTATTTTGAGGCAGAAACAACCTTTCAGTGCAGCCACTTTTTTGGCACGGCGGCTGTCAAAATGTCTTACGCTTCCTCTTAAATCAGGTTTCTTCTTTTCAGATTTATTTTGCTGTCTAGTGAAAATTCCTTATAAGCAAGTCTCATTATTGtgacaacacatttttttttgttgaaacaaGCAATATCACGTCAGTGGGTTAAGAAATATTTACCAGCAATATCTCGAAATAAGAATTATGAGACTTGAAAGGAGATAACGTAACCGCGATACACTCGTCTTTATTTTGCAGTGAAAACACTGAAAAAAAAGACTTCTCTTGATAATAATCAGCTATGCCTCTCTGTGTGCAGAAATATTCTAACGTACCCCAAGTGATCTGGGTTTCCCTCGGTAAAGGAAGACTTTGTAGGCATCTTTGAACACACACTGGAAGCTCTCGGGCATCAGCTGACCGTCTTGGGCTTCCTTCTGGCTCCCCAGCGGGATGGTGATGACCATACAgtcatcacatttgaatgtgtgaTTCAACTGGCTGTGAAAAACACATGAGGAATAATGCAATGTAAGGATGCTGTAAATATATTTGAAATAATGCAATTATAGGATAAGATAATatactgtaacataacaacacaatacaacgtaAAATAATGGAACAAAACATCATGTAACGCAGTTCAAACCAAAAATAAAATCTAAGATAAAATAagatatgactgctgggataggaggctccagcatccccgcaaccctgagagcaggataagcg is a window of Lampris incognitus isolate fLamInc1 chromosome 9, fLamInc1.hap2, whole genome shotgun sequence DNA encoding:
- the LOC130118577 gene encoding uncharacterized protein LOC130118577, translating into MSQLNHTFKCDDCMVITIPLGSQKEAQDGQLMPESFQCVFKDAYKVFLYRGKPRSLGAAQAAAGVFICGLSVLQEFPNYGLLFYALSSILFLISGALSYASACSPNICMAKLSFFLNTFSVFWSVAAIPLSLHYFTFSKVDVKVANGIRSLIVALLVGEMAISSVLIYWQSKAVCRQQYNTLPVVILRQENKMEPDKPPVPQRLKRV